A stretch of DNA from Ptychodera flava strain L36383 unplaced genomic scaffold, AS_Pfla_20210202 Scaffold_98__1_contigs__length_335564_pilon, whole genome shotgun sequence:
TTCCTACTTCCATGTTGTAAGAAGTATTTGAAATTGTTGATGAAAAGTTCCTGGACTGCAGGCATCAAGCAGAATTTTAACCAACTTATTGAAGTCGATATAATTTCTTTGGTTGATGTCATTGTGCAGCTTTGGCCTGAAGGCTGTCAAAATAGATTTGATCTGTCTAACCTTGTTAATGCCGGCTCTTTTGTATCTGTGTGTGACTGGATTTCGTTCGAGATTGAGCGATTTCTCTATATTCCATAGAGAGGTAGGAAGCTTTGACTTTGATTAGCTGAACAGGTGTAGAAATCATGAGCTGAtctgcatactttacagatgAATGGTTATTAGCAAACAAATATGTTCAGTACTTTGCATGTCTTCTGAGATAATAGTTCTGGTGACGGAAGTCCGCATACACAGATCTTGATGATTTTTCCTTTCAGAATGAATTTCAACTGAATCTGAAGAATACACAGTACAACCTTGAAACATCAATTTACTAaacaatcacaaaaataatgtgtAGAGGCAACAACGTTCAGGATGTacttaaaaaaaaactacaaaaaacatACGAGCAAAGTCTGGAGGCTGCCTCATCGACCCACTTCCCATGCAACATTTGCAACATAGTGTCGACTAACTTTTCTCTCTTCAGACTCTTTAAAATATGTATGTGACTCATGATGTATATTACAAATAATCCGTACAGGTACAAGGGATTTGCGATCcgggcaaatgaaaaaaaaatctactTGTCCCGTGGGTAGTAACAGTCTGCCACAGAACCCCTGATTTCCGGTACCATTGTATCATGGGTAATTTGGGCCAAAAATGGCGTTCACTGCAAGTCTCGCTGATCAGTGGAAAACAACAACTCACTCAACTtggcatttcaacaccaatttGCGATGCTCcgtgtttatttttattccgAAGTTGTTGCCAAAGTTCGAAAGAATACCATCAAAGCCATATGCCACAAAATACCAAGTTTTATTGCCatgatcattttttaaaaatccggTAGCTAAAATAGCTTATTTTGCAATAAATAACTTCAAAAACGTGTACTTTTGTGTCCAAAAAACGATATGTGAAGACACGTGTACGATTACGATCAATACCTTTCTGACTAATGATGAATGGGTCAGCATGGTGATCAAATGCGTCATTGTCTCGTAAAACTGCCAGAAACCACACGTGGTAAATTGGTCAAAATCGTTAATTTTACGGATTTTTAAGAGGTCGTACACTCCCAATAGTGGTtaacgcaaagaaacgacacggaggcaagtgtttggccgaaatccggggttatgtaTGTACCGTCACGGCGGGGGCGTCAAGGCGTCATGGCGGCCTGGACGGCGGTACCAGACTCCTGGCACCGTGCGTCAGGCAACGTGCTACCGGGCGCCCACTACaggcccatgacagtacccccctggaactttattgtgAAAAAGCCATCAAATTAGTGGAATACAATATTCGTTTATTGTGAGCTGCGGAGGGTGGGTGGGAATTTTGcgatgtgaacttgagcgtggcagagatTGAAATGGACGAAAATTAGCTTTGAACACACTGAtgtgcgcatggataatgacgtggaaaGGGTGATGTAATTTGTTGAGATAACGGTAATCGGGGCGGTTGGTAGATTAGGTTACGTCTCAAATGCATCTGGAAGTGTAAGGTAGGtgacgcatggtgacccatatatgtcaaggtctaaacccttcccCCCGTGTCGCTCCAGACGTTAACCATGATTATagcaagccataatcacccattaacgCAAAAAACGACACGGaggcaagtgtttggccgaaatccggggttatgtaTGTACCGTCACGGCGGGGGCGTCAAGGCGTCATGGCGGCCTGGACGGCGGTACCAGACTCCTGGCACCGTGCGTCAGGCAACGTGCTACCGGGCGCCCACTACaggcccatgacagtaccccccaaaTTACGGCCAAGTTGCGGACATGCATGGCCGCAGCGCGGCCGCAtgcagtccccccccccccgtggtgACCATGCGCCACTGGGAAACGTCTCCTTATACATGTTCATTGTTCCTACATTTCGTGTCTCTACAGTTTGTATAGTGATATTACAACGTTGGCATTGTCCACCGCGAACTGAGTCCTATATCGAATTGCTGGCGTGTCGCGAGTGCCTTCGGCACTACGTCAAGGGTCTCCCGCGGCGTCTTGATGTAGATCTGGTACGCGTCACTCCGCCATCTGCCAAGCGTCTTTATGAGCCAGTCAGGCAAGCCGGCTTCGGCAGCAGTTGTGGCTGCACCACTGCGGAAACTATGTGTCGTGTACATTTTAGCATCGGAAATCCCTGCCTGGGTAAGCAGTTCCCGCAGGCATAGGTTCAGTCTTTGTCGCGTAAGCCATGTGCCGTCCGTGAATTGGAACGCTGGTTCTTCAGGGCACATGTATCCGCGGTTCCCGGTATATTTCCAAAGGAGCGGACCGCACACACAGAGGTCCCGGTCGGAGCAATATGGATGGTGTGCCCACGCGCGTACGGGTCAGTCTTCGATGActtatcctgatttcgatcacGTCCGTTAACACATGTCCCGGGCGAGTAGTGTGGCGATTACGTCGAATTCCGTAGGTGATCGAGTGGTGAACTCGCTTGCCCTCAGAAAGCCGTAGAATGCCAGCGTGAAGCTTGCCCATACCATGAGCTTGTCGTTGCTGCACATGTCGGCACGCTGACGCAGGCATTCCTTGAGGCGACGGAGCAGGTCAATGGTGATTGGTAGTTGTGGCCGGCGCACTTCTCCAATGCTTCTCCTGATCCCTTGCAGCGTTCGTTGCAGGAGAGCGTGCGTTGTTACGTCGTCGGCATACCCGTGCTCAACGTGGTGATGCATCACCCCGGCTAGGTACACCTTAATGGTTCGATATGCTAGTCCTCGATTTGCCAGGTTCGTAACGAAGAGTATGGCTGTCCTGATCGTGACAGGTAAGGTTGCTAGTCCGTGTGACGAGCAGAAATCCAAGTAACACTTTTGTCCTACCTGGTATGTGCGTCGCGTGTTCCCGGCCACACTGTTATGGATGTAGGCAGTTGCTAGTTCCGTCAGTTGTCCAGTAGCAGGTGGGATGGATATAGTCGCATTTGTACAGGCATGTGGCCGGCATCTGCTTTGGGCACCAATGCTCTGAATCTCTCCATCTCTAAACGAGAAAGTGCATCAGCAATTAAGTTATCAATTCCACTGACATGGGTAATCATGACATGGAAATTCCCTTTGGCTGCATCGTAAAAGATGCTCCTTACTAGTTTCTTGATGTCCTTTTTTCCAGATATGCACGACGGTTTGATTGTCACAATGAAACAGCACTTGGCGGCCATGCCAGCTATGCCCACAATTTGAACAGGCGACTAGTATTTGGTACATCTCCTTCCATTTGATTGAGGCTTGGAGAGAGTCAGGCCATGCCATGGTGAACCAATGCCCAGCGTGGTAGCCACCGGAGCCTACAGTGCCCGAGGCGTCGGTGTAGAGGTCAAGGTCGCGAGAGGGGGTCCACTTTGTATCGAGGAATGAGGCCGTGCCGTTCCATGTCGGTAGGAAGTCGCACCACCATTTCCCGTCAAGGCGGAAAGCGTCAGATAGTGTGATCGTGTCGCGCAACTTGCGTACGGTTGTGCTTAAGTCAATCATGCGGCGGAGGAAGATGCGACCGGCGGGAATGCACTTTCATGCAAAATTGAGGGTGCCGGTGAGGGATAGCAACTCCCGTTTAGTGCATGAGTGTCGGTGGAGCCAAGTGGGAAGTGTTTGAAGCAGGTCCTGTAGCTTGTCGTCGGTAAGCATAGTGTCATTGTAAGTGTGTCCAACGTGATGCCAAGGAACGTCATGGTGGGTGATGGGCCTTCGACTTTTCTGGGGCGATGGGTATCGCGAGGTCGCGGCATGTGTTGAGCATGGTGTCGAGGAGGTACTGGCATTGCGGGGAGTTGGGGGGGGCCAGCGCCAAAGTAGTCGTCCAGGTAGTGCAGTAAGTCCTGAGTGTTTGCTCTGTTTTTGACGATCCAGAGGAGTGCTTCGGCCAGGCGGTTGAATAAGAACGGTGCAGAGCGAAGGCCAAAGGGGAGCATGCGATCGAAGAAGAACAGCCCTTGCCATTTAAAGCCGAAGAGGTGCCAGTCCTTCTTCCGTACCGGGCACAGTCGGAACGCGTGCTTAATGTCCACTTTTGTGATGAGTGCACCTTGGCCAAGTCTCTGTAATATCGCGACGGCATCATCAACGCGGGAGTAGGTGAGGGTGTAGTCTTCCTTGTTGATGTAGTGGTTGACACTATCGTTTCGTGGTTGGGATAGGTCCATTATTATGTGGTGGCCGCCTGATTTTTTAGGCCGAAGTCCAAGCGAGTTTACGACGAAGTTTGGCAGAGGTGGCACGGCGAATGGGCCAATTGTGTGGCCGAGGCGCAGTTCTTTTGTTATGGCGGTGGTGACGGCATCCGGATAGGTCATTGCGGACTGGGCGTTGCGAGTGTAGCGTGGTGCGCGGTTACCCACCGAAGCCGATGTCGGCACCATGAGTGAGGTCGTGGATGAGGCTGGCTGTGAATTGTTTGTGCGGGTGGTCGTGCAGGGCAGCTGAGAGCTTAGTTAGGTTGATTGGCGTTGTCGGCTGTAGCATGGCGATTGTCGCTGGATGGACGGTCACTCCCTCAAAAGGGCTGGGGGGTCTCTGATTTGGTGCGTTGGTGGTGTTGCTGAGCACCGTGTTCGGTCGAGTTACACACGGAGCACTTGTGTAGTCTGCCATAGTTGCAGGGTGTCTTGCATGTGCCTCGGTTGAAAGAACGACAAACCGGAGGTTGGTCAGACTGTTTCTTGTTCGCTGGGCTCTCCCAGTAGAACGGGTTGGTGGTGCTGCTGCGTCGGTTTGGGCAATCAGTCTTCAAATGACCATGTTGGCCACAGCCGAAGCAGGTAGGACGCAGGAGGTGTGGCTGGTTTTGGAAGTACTGAAAGTTGAGGTCTTGGTTTGGCTGGCTCCAGTTGGCCCTATCTGCGTAGCGGAAGCGTTCAGGCGGAAGTGTTTGTCATAGGCTAGCCAGGCCTCCGGCTTGTAGGCAGCAGCTTTGGAGGCGAGGAAACGAAGGTAGTTGGCCATGGGGATCGCCAAATGTGGGTAGTATATGTGCGATAGGAGGAGAAGACAAGGAAGCACTGTAACCAGGTGTCAAAGTCGTCGATGGCTTTCCGCTTCACCTCGGTTGTGAACGAGGCGACGCCAGGGTTGTCTGGGTCAAAAGCTACTTGTGTCTTGGTAGCCTGGGATGAGTTGGGGGCTAGGGCATCAGGGTGCAAGTCACCAAATTCGATGAACTTACCGAGGTTAGCCAAGGCGTTGAGTGTTGACTGGTCGACGTACGGCAGGAGCAGGTCGGCTGGGGTATTGCTGCTGAAGTATTGCCCGTTGGTCCGGCTCTAGGCGGTGGGCGCCATGGCGTTGCGTTGTGACCAGCTGGCTGGGCGAGTTGACTGTAGGGCGCGGCCATATTGCTCGTGTTGTTGTTATGAGTGCACCGCTAGCGATGGAGTTATCCCGGATGTGCGCAGCGCCACCGCTGGTGGTCAAGGCTGGTGGGGTAGCTGTGATGGTGGGTTGGTATTCATTAACGTGATTAGCGGGATGATTACTTGGGTGGCCTTGGGTAGGTAGCGAGCTGGACGGAGCGGCGAGCGTCGCCGGCCCAGCGACGACGACTGAGGCAGGTGATAGTGCACCAACGGCTGTATCAGTTGGCTGGACATGCAAGTTGGATGTCGGGATGGGCGCCGTTGCTGTGGCGTTGCTGGTATCTGGCTGCCGTAGTTCACGTCGGATTGAGTCGGTTGGTTGGTGTGGTTTCCGTCGGTACTGGCTGGAGTAGGAATTTTGTCGAGGTGTGCTGGGCGTCTCTTTGTCCTCGTAGATGTACGGGTGGCCGCCCGGGCGTAGGCGCGGCCTTGGTTTTCTTTGATTTTGGCATGGCGAATTTTGCGATGtaaacttgagcgtggcagagatTGAAATGGACGAAAATTAGCTTTGAACACACTGATGTGCGtatggataatgacgtggaaaGGGTGATGTAATTTGTTGAGATAACGGTAATCGAGGCGGTTGGTAGATTAGGTTACATCTCAAATGCATCTAGAAGTGTAAGGTAGGtgacgcatggtgacccatatatgtcaaggtctaaacccttcccCCCGTGTcgctccagacgttaacaatgattatagcaagccataatcacccataaACACAGTACAGGTAATTGTACAGCCATCGATCCAAAGTCAAGCAATGTACCATATTATTACTTGGCAACTGTTTGAAGCCCTCGATACATCGGAAATATCCGTCAACTCTGCCTGGCAAAGAACACGATATACGTTTTGTTGACATTTCGGACAAAATGGCCCCGCTGGCGGAAACCATTTTTTATTGTGGGGCCGAAGCGAATGCTAGTGTGAGTACGGTTGGCTTGTAATGGCTGACTTTCGAGTTAGCGGGTTTGCGCATTTTTGCCTCAAGATGGCGCACCTTCGCACAGCTTGATTGACATTCGGTGGGACAACCCACATATTTGCACttttcttgaccgcggacatccgggaacttgtgGTTTTTCACGTCATTTTTGCTCACAAtgccgtgagaacaaaatattgaagtgtggatttttcaacctttacaccagtattcaaagttttaacATTATGTCAATCATAAACACACTAAGTTCTGTACTTTGTCACCTAATTtttgcattgttcactgtcctgtatagtcaaatcccaattcaactcactcgcgtgcgtgaggtgaaagttacgtcactccgcggtcaagaattgaGCTAACAGGCAGACGATACATATTTGATTTGACCTATTGCGTATTTGtaaaaaatggcaaacattTTTGCAGAAATGAAAGTTACCGAGCTAAAACTTTACTTGAAAGAATTGGGAATACCTGCTGGCGACCAAAAGAAGCCTCAGTTGATCAGTTTAGCTCAGAAAGCGGCGATGATGAACTTGCCGGTGATTTCTGAACCCGACGACTTACAGACGTCAATGAAGCAGCGGCGAACTGTCAAAGTAGACGACAGGATTGAACTTGAACTCCCCGATGTTCGCGGAATTCCGGCCAAGGACTGGAGTAGTGATCTTTTTAATTTACCCAATGTACAACTGGTTGACGTTTTGGTTTATTTGAGTGCTGTGTGTCAGTTTGATTGCGGTCGCCTGCGTAAGTTGAAGTCGGAAGACGGGTACCAACTGTTTGCAAAACGACATGTAGTAGAAGTGAAACTTTACGCACACCAGCCGCGGAGCAATTATTTCTATGTCAAAGCAAAAGTTGTTCCACAGGAGAGACAGAAAAGTCAACCGTATGTGACATGGGTGCTACTTGATAAAAGTTGTAACATTCTGTCCGGTGGCTGTGAATGTGTAGCGTAAGTAATCAATTATGACTTGTTTACTTTTGTGTGTGAGACGTACTGCGTACATGACTACAAATCCGGGCGGAAGTCACTGTGCACCGCGCTGTTCACTATTTACATGCAGTATACTTTTTCTCTAGGCAGGTCAGTTTGTGTTAATGTATATCTGGCTTTGGTCGGTGCAAACTAGAAATGACGTGAAAAGGTTCAGTTgaaaatgctacatatttgctGCACAGATGGCAATTTTTATGGTTGCGTTCACAAATACTTCGTGGGGTGGGGCTTGAAAAACTGAGCAACTTGTCAGGGGTGACTTGAATTTCACTATTGGTACTGCGAAGGGTACTTGAAAGTATAGTGTTAATTAATTACAGAGACATCAAAGTCATACCAAAATAAGTTGTGATATATTTACTAAATGCCAGGATACAAAATGGCATACACAGGTACACCCATCATGATTGTCAAACTTAAGTGAAATGTAATTGTACGGTAATTAATTAGTCAGCAAGCTACCAAATGGGAGTCTCAGCTTTATCATGAATTGGGAGGGGAtctgaaattttatgaaatgtgtcTGGggcaatttgaaaa
This window harbors:
- the LOC139129190 gene encoding uncharacterized protein, which produces MTYPDAVTTAITKELRLGHTIGPFAVPPLPNFVVNSLGLRPKKSGGHHIIMDLSQPRNDSVNHYINKEDYTLTYSRVDDAVAILQRLGQGALITKVDIKHAFRLCPVRKKDWHLFGFKWQGLFFFDRMLPFGLRSAPFLFNRLAEALLWIVKNRANTQDLLHYLDDYFGAGPPQLPAMPVPPRHHAQHMPRPRDTHRPRKVEGPSPTMTFLGITLDTLTMTLCLPTTSYRTCFKHFPLGSTDTHALNGSCYPSPAPSILHESAFPPVASSSAA